A single region of the Streptomyces sp. ITFR-16 genome encodes:
- a CDS encoding lipase/acyltransferase domain-containing protein, protein MGHLSRVDDLVVVVPGILGSTLADADGHEVWGLSGKALLRGIRTFGNAVKGLTLAPGLGDGPPGDGVRPVGLMPDLHALPGVWMPVDGYSGLLGWLERTFTLRRRLPGDAADVPANLVGFAYDWRLSCRCNAQRLAERVDEELGRWRASRPGRRDAKVIFLCHSMGGLVTRSYVEQCGGAEVTRRVITLGTPYRGSLDALLYLVNGMRYGIGPAGLDLTAFARSLPSLHQLTPDYACLTTAAGSPLRYAREVTGLPGVDEELLRHAGRFHADLRESDASRRYGVEYVPVGGVLQPTPTTAETEGDGLRPVLTIDGVDEGGDGRVPHLSSGHVGAGRHAYTPWEKHGSLQNNRAVRQALYNWLTPEPPVHRGADDGTVALSVAAPEILVEGEAYEIRATVPADRPGHDRVAVFAGAQDGPMRRMTNRGGGLYTARISGLPAGGHRVRIGTRVSSHVVMTALVLVLERG, encoded by the coding sequence ATGGGGCACCTCAGCAGGGTGGACGACCTGGTGGTCGTCGTACCGGGAATCCTCGGCAGCACGCTGGCGGACGCGGACGGGCACGAGGTCTGGGGGCTCTCCGGGAAGGCCCTGCTGCGGGGCATCCGCACCTTCGGCAACGCGGTCAAGGGGCTGACGCTCGCTCCCGGGCTCGGCGACGGGCCTCCCGGCGACGGCGTACGGCCGGTCGGGCTCATGCCCGATCTGCATGCCCTGCCGGGGGTGTGGATGCCGGTGGACGGGTACAGCGGCCTGCTGGGCTGGCTGGAACGGACCTTCACCCTCCGGCGCCGTCTGCCGGGCGATGCGGCGGATGTCCCGGCCAACCTCGTCGGCTTCGCCTACGACTGGCGGCTCTCCTGCCGCTGCAACGCACAACGGCTGGCCGAGCGCGTGGACGAGGAACTGGGCCGCTGGCGTGCGTCCCGGCCCGGCCGGCGGGACGCCAAGGTCATTTTCCTCTGCCACTCCATGGGCGGCCTCGTCACCCGGAGCTACGTCGAGCAGTGCGGCGGCGCCGAGGTCACGCGCCGCGTGATCACGCTCGGGACGCCGTACCGGGGCTCCCTGGACGCGCTGCTGTATCTGGTCAACGGCATGCGGTACGGGATCGGCCCGGCGGGCCTCGACCTCACTGCGTTCGCCCGCAGCCTCCCCTCCCTTCACCAGCTCACCCCGGACTACGCCTGCCTGACGACGGCCGCCGGATCGCCGCTGCGATACGCGCGCGAGGTCACGGGCCTGCCCGGGGTGGACGAGGAACTGCTGCGGCACGCGGGCCGTTTCCACGCGGATCTGCGGGAATCGGACGCGAGCAGGCGATACGGGGTGGAGTACGTGCCGGTCGGCGGGGTGCTCCAGCCGACGCCCACGACCGCCGAGACCGAGGGCGACGGCTTGCGCCCGGTGCTCACCATCGACGGGGTGGACGAGGGGGGCGACGGGCGGGTGCCTCATCTCTCCAGCGGCCATGTGGGTGCGGGCCGGCACGCGTACACCCCGTGGGAGAAGCACGGCTCCCTGCAGAACAACAGGGCGGTCCGCCAGGCCCTCTACAACTGGCTCACCCCCGAGCCACCCGTGCACCGGGGCGCGGACGACGGCACGGTGGCGCTCTCCGTGGCGGCGCCGGAAATCCTCGTGGAGGGAGAGGCGTACGAGATCCGGGCGACGGTACCCGCGGACAGACCGGGCCACGACCGGGTCGCCGTCTTCGCGGGTGCGCAGGACGGTCCGATGCGCAGGATGACCAACCGGGGCGGCGGGCTGTACACCGCCCGGATCAGCGGACTTCCGGCGGGCGGGCACCGGGTGCGGATCGGCACCCGGGTTTCGTCCCATGTGGTGATGACGGCCCTGGTGCTGGTCCTGGAGCGGGGCTGA